The following DNA comes from Bacteroidales bacterium.
AGCCGAACTACAATATAACTCAATACAGATGGAGATGGCAAACATACAAAAGGAGTTATATCAAACCATTGAAACAATGCGACTCGAAGCCGACAATGCACAACAACAATACATTGTGGCATCATCAAAACTAAAAAGTAGCAAAACAAGTTACGATATGATAAACGAGCAATTTACGCTCGGAATGAAAAACATAGTAGAACTCCTAACCGAGAAGAACAACTATCTATCAGCACAACAAGAGGTAATACAGGCAAAATATATGGCAATATTAGAACGAGTGTTACTAAACTTTTATGCAGGAAATCCAATAGAGTTATAAAAAGCAACCATATCAGAAAGTAATAAAAACAAAATATCATGAGCAAAAGTAAAAAAATCATCATCTCAGTATTACTACTTGTTATAGTAGCAGTTATATGGTGGATATTCTCATCACGCGAAGAGAAGAGTAAAGTAGAGTTCCTCACAACAAAAGTAGTTGTAGGTGAGATAGGAAGTTCGGTAACGGCAACAGGAACAATCGAACCAGTTATCGAGGTTGAAGTAGGAACGCAAGTATCAGGAATAATTGACCGCATATATGTCGATTATAACTCGGTAGTAAAAAAAGGGCAGTTGATAGCCGAAATGGATAAAGTAACCCTACAAAGCGAATTATTATCAACACAAGCACAATATGACGGAAATAAAGCAGAGTATGAGTACCAACAAAAACTCTATGACAGAAATAAAATATTACACGAAAAAGAGTTGATAAGCGAAACCGATTACGAGCAGAGTGCCTACAACTATCAACGAGCAAAAAGTGCATACGAACAAAGTTCCGCAGCACTAGCAAAAGCAGAGCGAAACCTATCTTATGCTACAATCACTTCGCCAATCGATGGAGTAGTAACAAGTCGAAGTGTGGAGGAGGGGCAAACAGTAGCATCAGGATTTGAAACTCCAACACTATTCACAATTGCGGCAGACCTAACAAAAATGGAGGTAGTAGCCGATGTAGATGAGGCAGACATTGCTAACGTAAAAGAGGGCGATTATGTAGTATTTCGTGTAGATGCATATCCAAATGATGAGTTTATCGGAGAGGTACGACAAGTACGATTAGGAAGTACAATATCCGACAAATCAGTAACCACTTCAACCAATACCGTAGTAACATATGAGGTTGTAATTTCGGCAGAGAACCCTGACTTAAAACTCAAACCCCGTTTAACAGCAAACGCCTCAATATATACATTCTTCAAAGACAATGTAATAATAGTACCCTCAAAGGCACTACATTTTACGCCAAATGCCGAGTTAGCAGTAGGATATACAATAGAAGATTGTGAAGCACCAGACAAAGTGTGGATATTAAAAGATAAAAAGTTCACAGCAGTACCAGTTCAAGTAGGACTAACAGACGGAATAAACACCGAGATCGTAGCAGGATTGAGCGAAGGCGATGAGGTAGTATCCGATATGGTATTTACTGAATTAGCACCTGCTGCAGGGGCATCACAAGAGCGAAGTCCCTTTATGCCACAACATCCGGGAAGTAAAAAGAAAAAATAAACAAACACTTCAATATGAGAAAAGTAATAGAACTCGACAATATACGTCGCGACTTTCAAGTAGGCGAAGAGGTGGTACACGCATTACGAGGAGTATCCTTTTCGATAAACGAAGGCGAATTTGTAACCATAATGGGAACATCGGGTTCAGGAAAGAGTACATTGCTCAACACATTAGGATGCTTAGATACTCCCACCAAAGGAGAATATTATCTCGATGGGATATCTGTCCGAACAATGAGTAAAAGCCAACGAGCAGTTTTGCGAAACCGAAAAATAGGATTTGTATTCCAGAACTATAACCTATTACCCAAAACAACAGCAGTTGAAAATGTTGAGTTACCACTAATGTATAACACATCGGTATCGGCAAAAGAGCGACGTAAAAGAGCCATTGATGCCCTTGTTGCGGTGGGGCTTGGCGACAGATTGGAACATAAATCAAACCAAATGTCGGGAGGACAAATGCAACGCGTTGCAATAGCACGAGCATTAGTAAACAACCCGGCCGTTATATTGGCAGATGAGGCAACAGGAAACCTCGACACACGCACCTCATTTGAAGTATTGGTATTGTTTCAGAAACTACATAGCGAGGGGCGAACAATAATATTTGTAACCCATAACCCCGACATCGCACGATACAGTAGTAGAAACATCCGATTACGTGATGGAAAAGTGATAGAAGATACCATAAATACAAATATACAATCAGCAGCAGAAGTTCTAAAAGCACTGCCTAAAAATGATGAAGAGTAATGAATATAACTAATCTCTTTAAAATAGCATTACGAGCATTAGCAAATAACAAGATGCGAGCATTCCTTACCATGTTAGGAATAATAATAGGAGTAGCATCAGTTATTGCCATGTTGGCGATAGGACAAGGATCAAAGATAAGCATCCAGAATCAAATCTCCGATATGGGAGCAAATATGATAATGATACATCCCGGAGCAGACAGACGTGGAGGAGTACGTCAAGATCCATCAGCAATGCAAACCCTCAAATTAGAAAATTTTGAGGCAATACGTCAACACTCAAAGTTGGTGTCAGCAGTAAGTCCCAACGTAACCTCATCGGGGCAACTAATAGCAGGAGCAAATAACTATCCCTCACAAGTAACAGGCGTAAATGGCGACTATCTCCACATCCGTCAATTAAAGGTAAAAGAGGGAATAATGTTCTCCGAAAACGACATCAAAACATCAGCAAAAGTATGTGTAATCGGAAAAACCATAGTAGACAACCTCTTCCCTGATGGCTCATCACCAATAGGCAAAGTAATCCGATTCAATCAAGTACCCTTCAAAGTAATAGGAGTGTTACAACCAAAAGGATACAATGCAATGGGCTTTGACCAAGACGCAATAGTATTAGCACCCTATACCACCGTTATGAAACGTCTGTTGGCGCAAACCTATTTAAACTCAATATTTGCATCAGCAGTAGAGGAGAAGTATTCGCCAATGGCAGTAGAGGAGATATCACAAATACTACGTAGGGAACACAATCTGCAAGAGTGGCAAGAAGATGACTTTACCATTCGAACACAAGAAGAGATAAGTTCAATGCTCAATACCACCACAACCCTGATGACAACCCTGCTTGCCTGTATAGCAGGAATATCTCTTATTGTAGGAGGTATAGGAATTATGAACATTATGTATGTATCTGTAACCGAGAGAACAAAGGAGATAGGATTACGAATGTCGGTGGGAGCAAGAGGAGTAGATATACTCTCTCAGTTCTTAATAGAAGCAATATTAATAAGCATAACAGGAGGAATAATAGGAGTATTGTTTGGATGCGGAATATCATTACTGATAAAATATGTAGCAAATTGGCCTGTTTTCATACAACCCTGGAGCGTATTATTATCATTTGCAGTATGTACGGTAACAGGAATATTCTTTGGATGGTATCCAGCCAAGAAAGCCGCAAACCTTGATCCAATTGAAGCAATCCGATATGAGTAATTAGAAATTAGTTTGTGGTTTCACCATAATTAGGAATTAGGAATTAACAAAGCATTTCTAATTCCTAATAAAACAACTAACAACTCTGCTTTACATACATATCGTAAAACCAGCCAATAACATTATCACCAATCTCATCGGCAACGTTCAACTCCATCATCAATCTACCAGCCTTATTTACAATGCTGAAAATAGCATTATACTCCTCATCGTTAGCACTATCGGGAGTAAGAGTTCTATTAATAAGAGCCTTAAGTACTCTATCCTCAAGTTCAGTAAGTTCAATTTTGTAATCCATATCAATTATTATTAATTAAATCCTCAATAAGTTCACCAATCTCGTTTTGAATATCTTTGCGACTACCCTTAAAGTTGTTTACCATAATAACAATAGAGTATAAACTGTTGCCATCATCGTAATATCCGGCATAACATTGTACGCCCTGCATACTTCCTGTTTTAAGAGAAAGATACTTAGCAATGGGCGACTCCTTCATAAAGTTCCTTACAGTACCCTCAGCCCCCACTTTGGGTAACGACATTCTAAAGCCATCGTTATATGCAACAGAACATAGAATCTTTGATAAACAATTAGGAGATATTCTATTTTTGGGAGAAAGCCCACTACCATCATACAGTGAGCAACCACGCATATCGATACCCATATCACACCAATAACGCATAATGCAGTTAATACCTCCATTAGTAGTAGCATCGCCACCTCTCACCAAACCGCACCATTTCAATAAAGTCTCAGCATAAAGATTATTGCTTTTGTGATTAGTAATTCTTACAATTTCTTGTAATATAGGAGAGTATATAACGCCTAATGCAATATTCCTATTGTTCAGAGAGATAGGTTTATTGTTCTCAATCCATTTACCTCTCGAAATAAGATAATTACGAAACTCCCTTTCAAAAACAACAGAAGGAGAGGGGATAGATCCCTTAAGTAAATACTCTTTCCTGTTACAAGGTATTCTTCCGTTCAATACTCTTATATTACAAAAATCCATACCAGTAATATAAGCACTATCCTTACCTTGGCCCTTAACCTCTAAGCGGTTAATAAATTCAAGTTCTGGCATCTGAGGAACACACCTCACAATATAGGCATTACTACCCTCACTACCACTGTTTATAAATAGAGAATATAAGTTGTCAATAAAATTAAAGCCATAACTCTCAGCCGCAAAGTAGTTACCCAAATCCTCCGCTAACCATGCACCACGTTCACCATTATAGGGGAATAGAGAGGCATCACAAACAATCTTGCCACAAAAACTTTTAATACCATTACGTTCAAGTATTGCAACAATATCCCCGAACACCCTCTCTTTTGAACTATCAATATAAGAAGAACCCAATGTAGGATCGCCACACCCCCTAATGATAAGTTTACCATACAACGTACCATTAATTATATTACCATTATAATCAATAGCCGTCTCAAACCTCTTTTGAGCAGGAATAACATTCAAAACAGTAGCAGTAGTAACAAGTTTAGTAACCGAAGCAGGAACAAGAGCCATATCTCCATTCCTTTCAGCAATAACCCTATTATTTTTAACGTCTACAATAGAGTAGCCAACTAAGGAGTTATCAAGTGAGTTCTGTGCCAATGTCGCAAAACAAAATGCAAAAAGAACAAAATATATAATTAAATGTTTCATAAAAATCAACCTTAAAATACAAAGGTAGTTATTTATATTTTAAAAAATGAAATTAAAAAACTACCTTCGCAAAATAAAAGAAAAATATTATGGAAGAGAGACGTCCTTACACATTCGACAGAGTAGTCAGAATAGTTATAATAATAGCATCTATCGTAGGAGTATTCTATCTAATAGATATCCTAAAAGGAGTGTTGTTGCCATTCCTGATTGCATGGTTAATGGCATACCTAACACATCCGTTAGTAAATTTCTTTCAAGTAAAGTGTAAACTAAAAAACAGAGTATTGTCCATAGCAGTAACCCTGCTATCCTTACTCTTGGCAGTAGTAGTAATCTTAACTGCGATTTTCCCCTTAATAATTGAGGAGGTAAATATGACAAAAGATTTAATTGTCAACTATGCCCATTCAATAAAAACAATAACAATACTTCCCGAATCGTGGCGAGACTATATTGTATCGCAAATTAATTGGGAGAACATATCACAAATAGCAACATTTGAGAATCTCAAATCGGTATTAAGCGGACTATTTTCGGGAGGAATATCAATATTATCAGGAACAACCTCATTGATAATGACGCTATTCGGACTATTTATAATTGTCCTATACCTAATATTTATACTATTAGACTATAAAGAGATACAAGAAGGATTTCGCTCAATGATACCCGAGAAATATAAAGCAACAGCAATATCAATAATTGATGATATAGAGACAAGTATGAATACCTATTTCAGAGGACAAGCAACAGTTGCCTTCTGTGTAGGAATACTCTTTGCAATAGGATTTTCAATCGTAGGATTACCTCTTGCAATACTTTTAGGTCTATTCATAGGAATGCTCAACATAGTACCCTATTTGCAGACAATAGGATTTGTACCTGCCATAATACTGACAATGTTACAATCAGCACAAACAGGCGAACCATTCTGGTGGTTGTTTATGTGGGTATTAGTAGTATTTATAGTGGTACAAGTAATACAAGATATGTTCCTCGTCCCTAAGATAATGGGTAAAGCGGTAGGACTAAACCCGGCTATTATATTACTCTCACTTTCAATTTGGGGAGCACTATTAGGTTTTGTAGGATTGATAATAGCACTACCTTTAACCTCCCTTTGCATATCATACTATCGCCGCTACGTACTTAAAAAAGAGGATAAAAAAACCGATAAATGAAGTTTACAAAAGGAATAGGAACTATAACCTTTTTATCACTTCTATGTGGAACTGTAGAAGCAGAAGAGACACAACCAAATATCATTCTATTTTTAGTAGATGATATGGGTTGGCAAGATACATCATTACCATTCTATTCTCACACAACACCTTTAAATGAACGTTATCATACGCCAAATATGGAACGTTTGGCTGAGATGGGGACTAAATTTACACAAGCCTATGCTTCAAGTGTCAGTTCACCTTCGCGATGTTCACTTCTTACAGGAGTAAATGCCTCTCGTCACCGAGTTACAAATTGGACACACAAAAAAGATACCCCAACAGATGAAGAGCATCCACAATTAAATATGCCCCAATGGAACATAAACGGAATACAGCCCCAATCTGGTATTGCCAATAGTTTTCCCGCAACATCATTTGTACAACTTCTGTCTCAAAACGGATACTCTACCATACATTGTGGTAAGGCACATTTTGGGGCAACAGATACACCCTCAGCAAATCCACAAAATTATGGCTTTGATATTAACATTGCAGGACATGCAGCAGGAGGGCTGGCATCGTATTTAGGACAAGAGAGATTTGGTCATAATGTCAATGGAGAGCCAATAAGTGGTTTTGCAATACCCGGGATGGAAGAGTATTGGGATAAAGATATATTCATAACCGAAGCCCTAACCCAAGAGGCGCTAAAAGCTTTAGATAAAGTTATTGAGAAGGATAATCCATTTTTCCTATATATGTCGCACTATGCCGTACATATTCCACTACAAGCCGATAATCGTTTTTTAGATAAATATCTGCAACAAGGATTAACCTACTCCGAAGCAGCGTATGCAACAATGGTCGAAGGAGTAGATAAAAGTTTAGGGGATATAATGAACTATCTTACAGAGAAAGGAGAGATAGAAAATACAATAATATTGTTTATGTCTGATAATGGAGGATATTCTCTACAAGGTAGAACACCTCCATTACACACCCATAATCAACCATTACGATCAGGTAAGGGGTCGGCATATGAGGGAGGAATAAGAGAGCCAATGATTCTCTATTGGAATGGAGTAACCAAACCCAACACCACCATTGAAGAGAGCGTAATAATAGAAGATTTCTTCCCCTCTATATTAGAGATGGCAAATATAGAGGATTATAATACCATACAAAATATAGATGGTATAAGTTTTATACCATTGTTAAAAGATAAGAGAATAAAAAACAAAAAACGCTCCCTTATATGGAATATGCCCAACAATTGGATTTCGGGCAATAATAGAGAAGCAGGAGTTGGCCCCACTTGTACAATCCGAAGAGGAGACTACAAACTTATATATTGGTATGAGGATGGCAGAAAAGAGTTATATAATATACATACCGATATAGGAGAAACTAAAAATTTGGTCAAAACTCATCCTTTAAAAACAAAGATATTAAGCAAATATCTGTCAAAAGAGCTCCAAAAATACAATGCACAACGTCCCTCATTCAAGAATACTGGAGAACTTTGTCCTTGGCCAGATGAAAAGTAGAATATCAATACAACAAGCGAATGTTTCTCATTTAATAACTGAATATTACTCCCTTCTTGATAAGTTCAATTGAACAGCAATACCATAACTAATATCAGTTGTAGGGTATGCAGTAGAAGATATAAGCGGAGTATTTATTTGATGATCATAGAATGCTTTAAGAGTAAGCATACGACTAACTGCATAATTCGCTGAAATCTTAATAGAGAACGTTTTAGCGCCCGATGTTGCTTGAGTTAAGTACTCCTCAATCTTACGAATTAACGCAGTAGAAGTTCTGTACGAAATATCTGCTTGAAGTTTAAGATCGCTACTGAAACCACCAGCATTACGAGACCCACCCTTACCAAACTTAAAGTTTACGAAAGTATAGCCAGCACCAATAGAAAGTTCTCTTGATGAAGACTCAACAATCTGTCCCGATGAAGGATTAAGAGTAACAGTTCTGCTATCTTTATAAGAAGATCTTACAGAAACACTATTTCTCAAAGTCATATCAATACCCAACAGAGGATTGAAACTTTCAGTTAAAACAACCGAGCCAATATCGTATGGCGAAGAGGGAAGAGGAGCACCAGTCTGCTCATCTTTAACAAAACCATAACCATCTCCAGCATCAGCCCAGTTTAAGAACGAGGTAAATGAGCCCACACTATAAACGCAGCTATAAGCGTGAGAGAAAGTAAAACTCTTAAAGTGTTCTTTCATCTTTTTGAGTTTACTCAAACCATCGTATGTAATACGCCAGTTAGGAAGGATACGCTTCATACTTGGGAATGCAGTAAGTTCAATAGATGAAGCATCTCTTCCGGTATATGCCGCAATAAATGCAGGAATCATAACATCCGAAGATGTCTTCTTTACACCACCATTCTTAGTATCATAAGGTTTACCGTTAAGCATCTTATCGTTAATAAACTTAGCCGAAGGATATTTAACACCTTTATAAGCGTTCTCAATTCTACCCGCAACAATATCTCTATAAGCAAGGAAATTATCAAAATTATCCGATTGATAACCCTTATCAGCATTCATGCTTTTGAATATACCTTGCATACCAACAGTAGTCATTGAGAAGTTACCACCGCGAGATGTAGGTCTTCCGTCAAACATAAACTGAATTTGGTTATTGTTGCTCTTTGAGTAAGTTGCAGTAAGAGTAATTTTTAATCCTTTAATAGGCTCAACAGTAGCATCAACCATCAAATCTTTCGAAATCATTGCAATGGCAGGAGATACCAACGAAGAATTATTTGTAATCAACCACCCCTTATCAATAGCCTTATCAATATAACCCTCACCAGGCATACCAAAGGCAAAATCAAGACCTGGAGACAACGAACTAGTAGCAGTATTTTGTCCCAATATATCCGACACACCAGGAGTAAACGAAGGTAGTGTCATAGAACTTGTCTGCTTATACTGTACATTAACATTACGCAACATCATAGCAAAACGAGCAAGGTACTCACCGGTCTTGTACAACTTACTATCCTCTTTGTTGGTAGC
Coding sequences within:
- a CDS encoding efflux RND transporter periplasmic adaptor subunit, producing MSKSKKIIISVLLLVIVAVIWWIFSSREEKSKVEFLTTKVVVGEIGSSVTATGTIEPVIEVEVGTQVSGIIDRIYVDYNSVVKKGQLIAEMDKVTLQSELLSTQAQYDGNKAEYEYQQKLYDRNKILHEKELISETDYEQSAYNYQRAKSAYEQSSAALAKAERNLSYATITSPIDGVVTSRSVEEGQTVASGFETPTLFTIAADLTKMEVVADVDEADIANVKEGDYVVFRVDAYPNDEFIGEVRQVRLGSTISDKSVTTSTNTVVTYEVVISAENPDLKLKPRLTANASIYTFFKDNVIIVPSKALHFTPNAELAVGYTIEDCEAPDKVWILKDKKFTAVPVQVGLTDGINTEIVAGLSEGDEVVSDMVFTELAPAAGASQERSPFMPQHPGSKKKK
- a CDS encoding ABC transporter ATP-binding protein, with translation MRKVIELDNIRRDFQVGEEVVHALRGVSFSINEGEFVTIMGTSGSGKSTLLNTLGCLDTPTKGEYYLDGISVRTMSKSQRAVLRNRKIGFVFQNYNLLPKTTAVENVELPLMYNTSVSAKERRKRAIDALVAVGLGDRLEHKSNQMSGGQMQRVAIARALVNNPAVILADEATGNLDTRTSFEVLVLFQKLHSEGRTIIFVTHNPDIARYSSRNIRLRDGKVIEDTINTNIQSAAEVLKALPKNDEE
- a CDS encoding ABC transporter permease yields the protein MNITNLFKIALRALANNKMRAFLTMLGIIIGVASVIAMLAIGQGSKISIQNQISDMGANMIMIHPGADRRGGVRQDPSAMQTLKLENFEAIRQHSKLVSAVSPNVTSSGQLIAGANNYPSQVTGVNGDYLHIRQLKVKEGIMFSENDIKTSAKVCVIGKTIVDNLFPDGSSPIGKVIRFNQVPFKVIGVLQPKGYNAMGFDQDAIVLAPYTTVMKRLLAQTYLNSIFASAVEEKYSPMAVEEISQILRREHNLQEWQEDDFTIRTQEEISSMLNTTTTLMTTLLACIAGISLIVGGIGIMNIMYVSVTERTKEIGLRMSVGARGVDILSQFLIEAILISITGGIIGVLFGCGISLLIKYVANWPVFIQPWSVLLSFAVCTVTGIFFGWYPAKKAANLDPIEAIRYE
- the dacB gene encoding D-alanyl-D-alanine carboxypeptidase/D-alanyl-D-alanine-endopeptidase encodes the protein MKHLIIYFVLFAFCFATLAQNSLDNSLVGYSIVDVKNNRVIAERNGDMALVPASVTKLVTTATVLNVIPAQKRFETAIDYNGNIINGTLYGKLIIRGCGDPTLGSSYIDSSKERVFGDIVAILERNGIKSFCGKIVCDASLFPYNGERGAWLAEDLGNYFAAESYGFNFIDNLYSLFINSGSEGSNAYIVRCVPQMPELEFINRLEVKGQGKDSAYITGMDFCNIRVLNGRIPCNRKEYLLKGSIPSPSVVFEREFRNYLISRGKWIENNKPISLNNRNIALGVIYSPILQEIVRITNHKSNNLYAETLLKWCGLVRGGDATTNGGINCIMRYWCDMGIDMRGCSLYDGSGLSPKNRISPNCLSKILCSVAYNDGFRMSLPKVGAEGTVRNFMKESPIAKYLSLKTGSMQGVQCYAGYYDDGNSLYSIVIMVNNFKGSRKDIQNEIGELIEDLINNN
- a CDS encoding AI-2E family transporter, coding for MEERRPYTFDRVVRIVIIIASIVGVFYLIDILKGVLLPFLIAWLMAYLTHPLVNFFQVKCKLKNRVLSIAVTLLSLLLAVVVILTAIFPLIIEEVNMTKDLIVNYAHSIKTITILPESWRDYIVSQINWENISQIATFENLKSVLSGLFSGGISILSGTTSLIMTLFGLFIIVLYLIFILLDYKEIQEGFRSMIPEKYKATAISIIDDIETSMNTYFRGQATVAFCVGILFAIGFSIVGLPLAILLGLFIGMLNIVPYLQTIGFVPAIILTMLQSAQTGEPFWWLFMWVLVVFIVVQVIQDMFLVPKIMGKAVGLNPAIILLSLSIWGALLGFVGLIIALPLTSLCISYYRRYVLKKEDKKTDK
- a CDS encoding sulfatase, whose amino-acid sequence is MKFTKGIGTITFLSLLCGTVEAEETQPNIILFLVDDMGWQDTSLPFYSHTTPLNERYHTPNMERLAEMGTKFTQAYASSVSSPSRCSLLTGVNASRHRVTNWTHKKDTPTDEEHPQLNMPQWNINGIQPQSGIANSFPATSFVQLLSQNGYSTIHCGKAHFGATDTPSANPQNYGFDINIAGHAAGGLASYLGQERFGHNVNGEPISGFAIPGMEEYWDKDIFITEALTQEALKALDKVIEKDNPFFLYMSHYAVHIPLQADNRFLDKYLQQGLTYSEAAYATMVEGVDKSLGDIMNYLTEKGEIENTIILFMSDNGGYSLQGRTPPLHTHNQPLRSGKGSAYEGGIREPMILYWNGVTKPNTTIEESVIIEDFFPSILEMANIEDYNTIQNIDGISFIPLLKDKRIKNKKRSLIWNMPNNWISGNNREAGVGPTCTIRRGDYKLIYWYEDGRKELYNIHTDIGETKNLVKTHPLKTKILSKYLSKELQKYNAQRPSFKNTGELCPWPDEK